A section of the Ciona intestinalis chromosome 4, KH, whole genome shotgun sequence genome encodes:
- the LOC101242598 gene encoding protein Daple-like: MEDPILVHGAAASVMQKLQKSQAARQQAKTKEKLNEIQMRINNTLEDYDDSTKVAKSLSDNMKLVSDMEELEAILKDDILKNKYQQKLTIFIVGYQTLCNERADILSQLYEFFNTYSVPEGSEEEQELSSSDSYLESIHSSVQDALDSMEGAVGRLNDVSRDVILCMDQMHSLTSSKSNKTKKKLEKALHHAKDEVQKMKEKLLNFQQDFGLKEDRLQQATMQVDAKKVEITHLKKQIDMSKKTYERMQEDLKQERNLLQIEVEDLRRELEMKETSKDQPVVTNASEVGTRLKEIREAAVVELKRMKVKLNAEEVELPELKQELAEQYKVQIQQIHNVHEEELQNWKEECRVHISDILEMEMSEDETQQWEKEDQQISRQPSSMSTKGKLVSTYETSSVSSEKKPLTPCSTAPLDADDEFDEDLLNEEYWSSLPSEKVAASFIKYREKTRQEVARLTENLQAANMLQQSVASEAGKWQEERARLLSHIEQLKLLQEAAEEDAEEAMRNLEEFAAEQEQLEAEQLMENREVVESHHSDEEGKSLAETKASETAPTTSGSPTAISKPTSAATSRRSLASAYRQKIAEKREAINNRKRERLQSAGGADTPQLKTVFDTGLLEEFLRCYGAVVQFKDAMAQEMARHSAHFTKSYSINSILTSKYNTSDDQIQLYVSSMAESVEQSLSVINRCVVDALNETKPVPITTGTHEEVASLAAKLQRELSDARTEHEKRAQHDAAMIMHLQNTLSETQRGNTTAAGTSGSGFPSSPAGRLSALAGKSSTAPPTGDSSLTVMFTRLDAEHNSKELKKSAAVGKITQETLESVIMTMDAYNAIPARRIQHLAKKLVHHSKMKVIETNVRNSNLVTSEVFSILEQMEVIQRRRAQTWGRQMDEMTSERRRLAAVLSDALQRLEYITGVFLIKPVVSYKGKGPSKKYTGKISTRFNKYQMEAMVQRMHNNKQQTKQLPYQADPLQLNILKSAPHGSTARTTRISFATNPAVMTAPAATNQSQDPLTVAGLTKESTVRMWNTDSSLSKNVNTPRLTQQDKRSTPGAFNIQPVSEMPRIMEMDVTKFHFNTNNIHAYIPTENANKLGNDRLENMAVLNLRSYTSVPRNGSFVSTKIDRTKSESTPDYKSSAPPTTPAFFSSIGNERTASELRILSEEEKLLEEEDLSSTPPLPKPPLPPIPTGRSSRSSMTSAASSKDMGRGLPFSPSRSVPEMSVLIERTDSTETPPISARKDMATSPVIQT; encoded by the exons ATGGAAGATCCTATTTTGGTCCATGGCGCTGCTGCTAGTGTTATGCAAAAGCTGCAGAAATCGCAAGCAGCCAGACAACAAgctaaaacaaaagaaaagcTGAATGAAATACAAATGCGAATAAACAAT ACTCTAGAAGATTATGATGACAGTACAAAAGTTGCAAAGTCACTGAGTGATAATATGAAACTAGTGTCTGACATG GAAGAACTAGAAGCAATTCTTAAAGATGACATCTTAAAAAACAAGTATCAACAAAAGCtaacaatatttatagttGGATACCAAACTTTGTGCAATGAACGTGCCGACATCCTGTCACAGTTGTATGAG TTCTTCAACACCTACTCTGTTCCGGAGGGGAGTGAGGAAGAGCAGGAACTCTCATCTTCCGATTCTTACCTAGAATCCATTCATTCCAGTGTTCAGGATGCTCTGGATTCAATGGAGGGAGCAGTAGGAAGACTGAATGATGTAAGCAGGGATGTAATACTTTGTATGGATCAAATGCATTCTCTAACTTCAAGCAAGTCAAACAA aactaaaaaaaaacttgaaaaagcACTGCATCATGCAAAAGATGAAGTGCAGAAAATGAAGGAAAAATTGCTCAACTTTCAACAAG ATTTTGGATTAAAAGAAGATAGACTGCAACAAGCTACCATGCAAGTTGATGCTAAGAAAGTTGAAATTACTCATTTAAAGAAGCAAATTGACATGAGCAAG AAAACTTACGAACGCATGCaagaagatttaaaacaagagaGAAACTTGCTCCAAATTGAAGTGGAGGACTTGAGAAGAGAATTAGAGATGAAAGAAACAAGTAAAGATCAGCCTGTGGTCACCAATGCGTCAGAAGTTGGAACGAGATTAAAAGAAATACGAGAAGCTGCTGTG GTGGAGCTAAAGAGAatgaaagtaaaattaaacgCAGAAGAAGTGGAATTACCAGAACTAAAACAAG AATTAGCTGAGCAATATAAAGTACAAATCCAACAAATACACAATGTACATGAAGAGGAATTGCAGAATTGGAAAGAGGAATGCAGAGTCCATATATCTGATATACTG GAAATGGAGATGAGTGAAGACGAGACACAACAATGGGAAAAAGAAGATCAACAAATAAGTCGTCAACCATCATCCATGTCCACTAAAG GAAAACTTGTTTCCACATATGAAAcatccagtgtttccagtgaGAAAAAACCTCTAACACCTTGCAGCACTGCTCCACTTGATGCAGATGATGAGTTTGATGAAGATCTTCTTAATGAGGAATATTGG tcCAGCTTACCAAGCGAGAAAGTTGCtgcaagttttataaaatatcgaGAGAAAACGAGACAGGAGGTCGCTCGTCTCACGGAAAATCTCCAGGCTGCAAATATGCTTCAACAGAGCGTGGCATCGGAGGCAGGGAAGTGGCAAGAGGAGAGAGCGAGACTCCTCTCTCACATTGAGCAACTCAAACTCCTCCAG GAAGCAGCGGAGGAAGATGCAGAGGAAGCCATGAGGAATCTGGAAGAGTTTGCTGCTGAACAAGAACAACTAGAAGCTG AGCAATTGATGGAAAACAGAGAAGTTGTTGAATCTCATCATAGTGATGAAGAAGGAAAGTCACTTGCTGAAACAAAA GCTTCTGAAACAGCTCCAACCACCAGCGGTTCCCCAACCGCTATCTCAAAGCCGACATCTGCAGCAACCAGCCGCCGGTCCCTTGCCAGCGCTTACAGGCAAAAGATCGCTGAGAAACGAGAAGCAATCAATAACCGTAAACGTGAGAGACTACAGAGTGCAGGTGGAGCAGACACTCCACAACTTAAG ACGGTGTTCGATACCGGGCTTTTGGAAGAGTTCTTACGCTGCTATGGTGCCGTCGTGCAGTTTAAAGACGCC atGGCCCAGGAAATGGCTCGACACTCGGCCCATTTTACGAAGTCATATTCTATCAATTCAATCCTTACTTCAAAGTACAACACTAGTGACGATCAg ATCCAGTTATATGTGTCTAGCATGGCGGAATCCGTCGAACAAAGTTTATCGGTAATTAATCGCTGTGTGGTGGACGCGTTAAACGAGACGAAGCCAGTGCCAATAACGACTGGCACACACGAAGAAGTAGCCAGCTTAGCGGCCAAGCTGCAG CGTGAATTATCTGACGCCCGCACTGAGCATGAAAAACGAGCCCAGCACGACGCTGCTATGATCATGCACCTACAGAACACGTTAAGTGAAACACAGCGGGGGAATACAACAGCTGCTGGG ACATCTGGAAGCGGTTTTCCGTCTTCGCCTGCTGGTCGTCTCTCCGCGCTCGCAGGGAAAAGCTCCACAGCACCACCTACTGGAGACTCCAGTCTTACAGTAATGTTCACTAGGTTGGACGCTGAACACAATTCTAAAGAATTAAAGAAATCTGCCGCTGTTGGAAAAATAACTCAG gaaacATTGGAGTCAGTGATAATGACAATGGACGCTTACAATGCTATTCCTGCTCGTCGTATCCAACACTTAGCGAAGAAGTTGGTCCATCACAGCAAGATGAAAGTTATTGAAACAAATGTTAGAAACAGCAACCTCGTGACGTCAGAAGTCTTCTCTATCCtcg AGCAAATGGAAGTAATTCAAAGACGACGAGCACAAACGTGGGGTCGACAAATGGACGAAATGACGTCAGAACGACGTCGTCTTGCAGCTGTGCTCTCTGACGCGCTCCAGCGACTTGAATATATAACTGGTGTTTTCCTGATTAAACCGGTTGTGTCATACAAAGGAAAAGGTCCCTcaaaaaa ATACACGGGTAAAATCAGCACTCGTTTTAACAAATACCAAATGGAGGCGATGGTACAACGCATgcacaacaacaaacaacaaacgaagcaattgCCGTACCAAGCAGACCCCCTACAAT tGAATATTCTCAAGTCTGCCCCTCATGGTTCCACAGCAAGAACCACAAGAATCAGTTTCGCCACAAATCCTGCAGTAATGACTGCACCTGCTGCAACAAACCAATCTCAGGACCCCTTAACTGTAGCAG GCCTGACGAAAGAAAGCACAGTACGCATGTGGAACACTGATAGCTCGTTGTCGAAAAACGTCAACACGCCTCGACTTACACAACAAGACAAGAG ATCTACACCTGGTGCATTCAATATTCAACCTGTATCTGAAATGCCACGTATTATGGAAATGGACGTGACTAAGTTCCACTTCAATACGAACAATATTCATGCTTATATACCGACGGAGAACGCGAATAAACTAGGAAATGATCGACTAGAGAACATGGCAGTACTTAACTTACGAAGCTACACAA GCGTACCGCGTAACGGGAGCTTTGTCAGCACAAAAATCGATCGAACTAAATCTGAGAGCACACCCGACTACAAATCAAGCGCCCCCCCGACAACACCGGCTTTTTTCTCAAGT ATTGGAAACGAGAGAACAGCATCCGAACTCCGCATCCTCTCGGAGGAGGAGAAGTTATTAGAAGAGGAAGATCTTTCATCCACTCCTCCCCTCCCTAAACCTCCTCTTCCTCCCATTCCTACTGGCCGATCTTCAAGATCAAGTATGACATCCGCAGCATCCAGTAAAGACATGGGAAGAGGTTTGCCGTTTTCACCATCAAG ATCGGTCCCTGAAATGAGTGTACTTATTGAACGAACTGATAGCACCGAGACGCCACCTATTA GCGCCCGCAAAGATATGGCTACTTCCCCCGTGATTCAAACATAA
- the LOC100186491 gene encoding ceramide synthase 1-like, protein MAGEELNYYAQKYPSYKEFVTDVSTALSSNWNKLETYDLTPSGWWSVLRQHGSCTVNDIVGIIAAAYLWTIARELLTKNVFKPLANAAGLAKKEQEKAPECMWKLTVSTIAWLYSAFLVLYQYDVFYHPSLAIKDWNLKCTVPWDLYIAYAAQLSFYVHSIYATAILDEWRKDSVVLLVHHVFTILLLSSSYLFRYTHLGALVLFFHDFSDIFLELTKLTVYLKTKGGVWETRCETLSTAGFIAFGISWFVFRLYWFPLKAIYVGAYVSYLRETEVPPFYFFTNGLMLALLAIHIWWFKFIVLMAYKVSFGKNKEVKDPREYQKNGVTRNGFQKRKHA, encoded by the exons ATGGCAGGTGAAGAATTAAACTATTACGCTCAAAAGTATCCGAGTTACAAAGAATTTGTTACTGACGTCAGTACCGCACTGTCCAGCAATTGGAATAAATTGGAAACGTACGATCTTACACCTTCAGGCTGGTGGTCTGTTTTGCGACAGCACGGCTCATGTACAGTAAATGATATCGTTGGTATAATCGCAGCGGCCTATCTATGGACCATCGCCAGAGAATTgcttacaaaaaatgtttttaag cCACTGGCAAATGCGGCCGGATTGGCAAAAAAGGAACAAGAAAAGGCGCCCGAATGTATGTGGAAGCTAACTGTATCCACAATTGCGTGGTTGTATTCGGCGTTTTTGGTTCTTTACCAATACGATGTTTTTTATCATCCCTCCTTAGCAATTAAAG ATTGGAATCTCAAATGTACAGTGCCATGGGATTTGTACATCGCATACGCAGCACAGTTGAGTTTCTACGTACACTCAATATACGCCACCGCAATACTAGATGAATGGCGCAAAGATTCTGTAGTGCTGCTAGTACACCACgtttttactattttgttGCTTTCTTCCTCTTATTTGTTTAG GTATACGCATCTGGGTGCActcgttctattttttcatgACTTCAGCGATATTTTCCTGGAACTTACAAAGCTGacggtttatttaaaaactaaaggCGGGGTATGGGAAACTAGATGTGAAACTTTATCTACAGCTGGCTTCATAGCGTTCGGAATCTCATG GTTCGTTTTTCGACTGTACTGGTTCCCACTTAAAGCAATCTACGTTGGTGCTTATGTCAGCTACCTTCGAGAAACTGAAGTGCCACCGTTTTACTTTTTCACGAACGGTTTGATGCTGGCCCTGCTTGCCATACACATTTGGTGGTTTAAG TTCATTGTGCTGATGGCGTACAAAGTGAGCTTCGGAAAAAACAAAGAAGTAAAAGACCCGAGAGAGTATCAGAAGAATGGCGTCACCAG AAACGGATTTCAGAAGCGAAAACACGCCTAA
- the LOC100184115 gene encoding ceramide synthase 1, with protein sequence MALERVNYNFTYPSYSQFFNDVLGTMSETWRDLEPMQKTPKGWMSTVKRYGVVAWKDLYYAVFLALLWTALRSVVTLYILKPIAIASSLGKKETRKAPESAWKLLFYSCTWSYSIYILFFTTHNYFYDAPSTFYGWRSGAEVPSEIYIAYMVQFSFYIHSVYATLFVDVWRKDSVVMLAHHFVTMLLIGFSYIFRFTNVGVLILFLHDITDILLEGTKLAVYYKTKGGWWYAVCDTISTIGFILFGVAWYVFRLYWYPLKAMYAAGYVSQMVTRDIAFYHFFNGLLWILLAMNVYWFMFIVNMAYKVLTGKANEVDDTREYEAFSDENGKTKKME encoded by the exons ATGGCTCTGGAAAGGGTCAATTACAACTTTACATACCCTTCTTATTCGCAATTTTTTAATGACGTTCTTGGCACTATGTCTGAAACTTGGAGGGATTTAGAACCCATGCAAAAGACTCCAAAGGGCTGGATGTCCACTGTAAAACGGTATGGAGTTGTGGCGTGGAAGGACCTTTATTACGCTGTATTTTTAGCCCTGTTATGGACTGCTCTCAGATCAGTGGTTACACTATACATTTTAAAG CCAATTGCAATTGCTTCGTCTCTGGGTAAAAAAGAAACGAGAAAAGCGCCAGAAAGTGCTTGGAAACTCCTCTTTTACTCCTGTACATGGTCCTACTCCATCTACATTCTCTTTTTTACGACCCACAACTATTTTTACGACGCGCCTTCAACTTTCTATG GCTGGAGGTCTGGTGCTGAAGTACCATCTGAGATATACATTGCATACATGGTGCAATTCAGCTTTTACATACATTCTGTATATGCCACATTATTCGTTGATGTATGGAGAAAGGACTCTGTTGTGATGTTGGCTCACCATTTCGTCACAATGCTGCTTATAGGCTTTTCTTACATATTCAG attCACTAATGTTGGGGTATTAATTCTTTTTCTTCATGATATAACTGACATTTTGCTTGAGGGCACGAAACTTGCAgtgtattataaaactaaaggTGGATGGTGGTATGCTGTCTGTGACACAATCTCAACAATTGGTTTTATTCTGTTTGGTGTTGCATG GTATGTATTTCGGTTGTACTGGTACCCGCTGAAAGCCATGTATGCAGCCGGATATGTGAGTCAGATGGTGACCAGAGACATTGCCTTCTACCACTTTTTCAACGGTTTGCTGTGGATTCTGCTCGCTATGAATGTTTACTGGTTTATG TTCATTGTAAACATGGCCTACAAAGTTTTAACTGGAAAAGCCAATGAAGTCGATGACACCAGAGAGTATGAGGCTTTTAGCGAtgaaaatggtaaaacaaagaaaat gGAATAG
- the LOC100181738 gene encoding uncharacterized protein LOC100181738: MKIICTGYWKTGTKSMSKALSDLGYNVYDYAEQLFFLKSLWYKFFDGTITDEDIYNAFKDVDVIIDGPAIAFWEEIYRVFPNAKVIHTIRDEDKWWKSFKGMQDKFYGTFGIFRFLFFLSPTGYYIMHLGSKLFNYAYGIENMLLVLKWSSNERLYKLKYRKHNAYVLHTVPENKRLVHEPSHGWKPLCEYLDMEVPDKPYPHQNKDASIFTTELNTNPLFCKMFQEFKIFLCIVVVVLAAAALWFFK; the protein is encoded by the exons atgaaaataatatgTACGGGTTATTGGAAAACTGGGACCAAGAGCATGTCAAAAGCTTTGTCTGATCTTGGTTACAATGTTTATGATTACGCTGAGCAATTGTTTTTCTTGAAAAGTTTGTGGTACAAATTTTTTGATGGAACAATTACAGATGAAGACATTTATAATGCTTTTAAAGATGTGGACGTCATCATTGATGGGCCAGCTATAGCATTTTGGGAAGAAATATACAGGGTGTTTCCTAATGCAAAG GTGATTCACACAATCAGAGATGAAGACAAATGGTGGAAAAGCTTCAAGGGAATGCAGGATAAATTTTATGGCACTTTCGGGATATTTCGATTTCTGTTTTTTCTCTCACCTACCGGGTATTATATAATGCATTTGGGAAGCAAATTAt TTAATTATGCTTACGGCATTGAGAATATGCTGTTAGTATTGAAATGGTCAAGCAACGAAAGGTTGTACAAGCTCAAATACAGAAAACACAATGCGTATGTGCTGCATACTGTACCTGAAAACAAGCGACTAGTGCATGAACCTTCACATGGCTGGAAACCTTTATGTGAGTACTTGGACATGGAGGTTCCTGATAAGCCGTATCCACACCAGAACAAGGATGCAAGCATATTTACCACAGAGCTAAACACCAATCCACTCTTCTGTAAAATGTTTCaagaattcaaaatatttctttgtatcGTTGTGGTTGTTCTGGCAGCTGCAGCCCTGTGGTTTTTCAAGTGA